In Hevea brasiliensis isolate MT/VB/25A 57/8 chromosome 13, ASM3005281v1, whole genome shotgun sequence, a single genomic region encodes these proteins:
- the LOC110659619 gene encoding cyclin-T1-3 has product MASSLPGDSSHHGTNLQKYSQEKLEEGGRWYFSRKEIEENSPSRRDGIDLKKETYLRKSYCTFLQDLGMRLKVPQLTIATAIIFCHRFFLRQSHAKNDRRTIATVCMFLAGKVEETPRPLKDVILVSYEIIHKKDPEAVQRIKQKEVYEQQKELILLGERVVLATLGFDLNVQHPYKPLVDAIKKFKVAQNALAQVAWNFVNDGLRTSLCLQFKPHHIAAGAIFLAAKFLKVKLPSDGEKVWWQEFDVTPRQLEEVSNQMLELYEQNRPSTNNEAEGSTVGGVSHQTTSKASSGKEEHATTNSHSQAGGITSRPGTSKSMSLADNRGGAPRTTHNQGNEHLSGEMKSASDHNADGESSDYVDQGIDTLSRHENMGEANTLRHASHGKEDQERNVVRSEISEAGELKDKHFGRNLENREGTVGQSPQDAIKKIDRDKVKAALEKRKKSRGDVSRKTDFLDEDDFIERELEAGIELAAESEKSKRDRRQSYSKPLDRQRHENPHHENHQEDAGDGERQGMKGHLSHKSDLNIMEEGEVPDDMDRGFHSPKSSNRKRKSWSPPEKLPEGKHRNDYVPGSHHYNNHDYLDDRNRMSRLGYVERDH; this is encoded by the exons ATGGCTAGTTCACTGCCTGGTGATTCTTCTCATCATGGAACAAACCTGCAGAAATATTCTCAGGAAAAACTAGAGGAAGGCGGTCGTTGGTACTTTTCTAGAaaggaaattgaagaaaactCTCCATCCAGACGTGATGGCATCGACTTGAAGAAGGAGACTTACCTACGCAAATCCTACTGTACATTTCTACAGGATTTGGGCATGAGACTGAAAGT GCCCCAGCTAACAATTGCTACAGCAATAATTTTCTGTCACCGATTCTTTCTTCGTCAATCTCATGCAAAGAATGATAGGAGG ACTATTGCCACGGTGTGTATGTTTCTTGCGGGGAAGGTGGAGGAGACTCCCCGTCCGCTGAAGGATGTTATCCTTGTTTCTTATGAAATCATTCATAAAAAGGATCCTGAAGCTGTTCAGAGGATTAAACAGAAG GAGGTATATGAACAGCAGAAAGAATTAATTTTACTTGGAGAGAGAGTTGTACTTGCAACTCTTGGTTTTGATCTAAATGTGCAGCACCCCTATAAACCTCTTGTTGATGCAATAAAGAAATTTAAGGTTGCTCAAAATGCCCTTGCTCAGGTGGCATGGAATTTTGTGAATGATGG ACTGCGCACATCTCTTTGCTTGCAATTTAAGCCCCACCACATTGCAGCTGGTGCCATATTTCTTGCTGCAAAGTTCCTCAAAGTAAAGCTTCCGTCAGATGGCGAGAAGGTCTGGTGGCAAGAGTTTGATGTCACCCCACGCCAATTAGAAG AGGTGAGCAATCAGATGCTTGAACTCTATGAACAGAATCGGCCTTCAACTAATAATGAAGCTGAAGGAAGCACTGTAGGTGGGGTTTCACATCAGACCACATCAAAAGCTTCGTCTGGCAAGGAAGAACATGCAACAACTAACAGTCATTCTCAGGCTGGAGGTATAACTTCGAGACCAGGAACCTCAAAGTCAATGTCACTTGCAGATAATCGTGGTGGGGCTCCAAGAACCACCCATAATCAAGGTAATGAGCATTTAAGTGGAGAGATGAAGAGTGCCTCTGATCACAATGCTGATGGTGAATCTTCAGATTATGTAGACCAAGGAATAGATACATTGTCTCGCCATGAGAATATGGGGGAAGCTAACACATTGAGACATGCATCACATGGTAAAGAAGATCAGGAAAGGAATGTTGTGAGAAGTGAAATCAGTGAAGCAGGGGAATTAAAAGACAAACATTTTGGTCGAAATCTGGAAAATAGAGAAGGTACAGTAGGCCAGTCACCCCAAGATGCTATTAAAAAGATTGACAGAGACAAAGTAAAGGCAGCTTTGGAGAAACGAAAGAAGTCCAGGGGTGATGTCAGTAGGAAAACTGACTTCTTGGATGAGGATGATTTCATTGAGAGGGAACTGGAAGCTGGTATCGAGCTAGCTGCTGAGAGTGAGAAGAGTAAGCGGGACAGGAGGCAGAGCTATTCTAAGCCCTTGGACAGGCAAAGGCATGAAAACCCGCATCATGAAAACCATCAAGAGGATGCAGGGGATGGAGAACGTCAAGGAATGAAGGGGCATTTGTCACATAAATCAGATTTGAAcattatggaagaaggggaaGTTCCTGATGATATGGACCGGGGATTTCATTCGCCCAAGTCAAGCAACCGCAAGCGGAAGTCATGGAGCCCACCAGAAAAATTGCCTGAGGGCAAGCATCGGAATGATTATGTGCCTGGCTCACATCATTATAATAATCATGATTACTTGGATGACCGTAACAGGATGAGCAGGCTTGGTTATGTGGAGAGGGATCACTAG
- the LOC131171981 gene encoding peptidyl-prolyl cis-trans isomerase CYP59-like has product MSVLITTSLGDIVVDLFTEKCPLTCKNFLKLCKIKYYNGCLFHTVQKDFTAQTGDPTGTGTGGDSVYKFLYGDQARFFSDEIHLDLKHSKTGTVAMASAGENLNASQFYFTLRDGLDYLDGKHTVFGEVAEGLDTLTRINEAYVDEKNRPYKNIRIKHTYVLDDPFDDPPQLAELIPDSSPEGKPKDEVDDEVRLEDDWVSMDEQLGPVELEEVLRAKEAHSSAVVLESIGDIPDAEIKPPENVLFVCKLNPVTEDEDLHTIFSRFGTVVLAEIIRDYKTGDSLCYAFIEFETKEACEQAYFKMDNALIDDRRIHVDFSQSVSKLWSQYRRKNSQTSKGGGCFKCGAPDHIAKYCAGGPANKQLQPPKYVLKDDNLQRGGNNNSRYEMVFDGDTPESPRQEMRIGRHDPERERKYRTSSEDLKHRDEEKKYSSDRHRHSGHKEDDRHHQRKKSKYPEERIDRRKERDDDRRDDREYRKRSSDTEGCGDEREKESYRKRTAGDESRRGELGDGTDSKRRYVDGDRRDTRDEPSYRNYDCHRGRREGREYRYQGRESGDDHDTRHRSDRRR; this is encoded by the exons ATGTCCGTGCTAATAACTACAAGTTTAGGAGACATAGTGGTTGATTTATTCACAGAGAAGTGCCCCTTGACCTGCAAGAATTTCTTGAAGCTTTGCAA GATTAAGTATTATAATGGCTGCCTATTTCACACGGTTCAGAAGGATTTTACTGCACAGACTGGTGACCCAACTGGTACAGGAACTGGTGGTGATTCAGTTTACAA ATTTCTTTACGGTGATCAGGCTCGATTTTTTAGTGATGAAATCCATCTTGATTTGAAACATTCCAAGACTGGAACTGTTGCAATGGCCAGTGCTGGAGAGAATCTGAATGCTTCCCAG TTCTATTTCACACTGCGTGATGGTCTGGACTACCTAGATGGGAAGCATACA GTCTTTGGAGAGGTGGCAGAAGGGCTTGACACTTTGACTAGGATAAATGAAGCTTATGTGGATGAAAAGAACAGGCCATATAAAAATATCCG AATCAAACACACCTATGTACTTGATGATCCTTTTGATGATCCTCCTCAACTAGCAGAGTTGATTCCTGACTCTTCTCCTGAAGGCAAACCAAAGGATGAG GTTGATGATGAGGTGCGGCTTGAAGATGATTGGGTGTCTATGGACGAGCAATTAGGTCCAGTGGAGCTTGAGGAGGTTCTTCGAGCAAAGGAAGCTCATTCTAGTGCAGTTGTACTTGAGAGT ATTGGGGATATTCCTGATGCCGAGATAAAACCTCCTGAGAATGTTCTCTTTGTCTGTAAACTGAATCCTGTTACTGAA GATGAGGACTTGCATACAATCTTTTCACGATTTGGAACCGTTGTATT GGCTGAAATAATACGTGATTACAAGACTGGAGATAGTTTGTGCTATGCTTTTATAG AGTTTGAGACCAAAGAGGCATGCGAACAAGCATATTTTAAG ATGGATAATGCTTTAATTGATGATAGAAGGATACATGTGGATTTTAGTCAAAGTGTTTCAAAACTATGGTCTCAATATAGGCGCAAGAACAGCCAAACTAGTAAAG GAGGAGGTTGCTTCAAATGTGGTGCACCTGATCACATTGCTAAGTATTGCGCTGGGGGTCCTGCCAACAAGCAACTTCAACCTCCAAAATATGTTCTGAAGGATGATAATCTGCAACGTGGTGGAAATAATAACTCTAG ATAtgaaatggtatttgatggagaCACTCCGGAAAGTCCAAGACAAGAAATGAGAATTGGGCGCCATGAtccagagagagagaggaagtacAGGACAAGTTCAGAAGACCTGAAACACAGGGATGAAGAAAAGAAATATTCAAGTGATAGGCACAGGCATAGTGGACACAAGGAGGATGATAGACATCATCAAAGGAAAAAAAGTAAATATCCTGAGGAGCGAATTGATAGAAGAAAAGAACGAGATGATGATAGGAGAGATGACCGAGAATACAGAAAGAGAAGTTCTGATACTGAAGGctgtggagatgagagggagaaagAAAGTTATAGGAAGAGAACTGCAGGTGATGAAAGTCGCAGGGGAGAATTGGGGGATGGGACCGATTCTAAAAGGCGGTACGTAGATGGTGACAGACGTGACACAAGAGATGAACCAAGTTATAGAAATTATGATTGCCACAGAGGCAGGAGGGAAGGGCGAGAATATAGATATCAAGGCAGAGAAAGTGGTGATGATCATGATACAAGGCATCGAAGTGATAGAAGGAGATGA
- the LOC110659618 gene encoding uncharacterized protein At4g15545 isoform X2 has translation MSQHGSIHSAGGGTDFHLPDEILAVMPTDPYDQLDLARKITSMAIASRVSKLEAETGRMRQKIYEQDRIIYELEEKASNMQRAHLGAESRLKISLDENMKLSKEDSLVMSVKKLSCDLAKLETFKRQLMQSLNDDNLSAETVDIGTCDQSVPKAYPDKDEGMNGYASQNSHSGSTDTGNTVGDGTPKIISSSVSPRGFSAAGSPQRTSGTTSPTKPYNEGRTTLSSWYPSSQQSSAANSPPRGRPLPARTPRIDGKEFFRQARGRLSYEQFSSFLANIKELNAQKQTREETLRKAEEIFGMDNKDLYLLFQGLLNRNIH, from the exons ATGTCGCAGCATGGCAGTATCCACAGTGCCGGCGGAGGGACCGACTTCCACTTACCGGATGAGATCTTGGCTGTGATGCCGACGGACCCTTACGACCAGCTAGATCTGGCCCGTAAGATCACGTCCATGGCCATCGCCTCGCGAGTATCGAAGCTGGAGGCCGAGACGGGTCGCATGAGGCAGAAAATTTACGAGCAGGATCGAATTATATATGAACTTGAAGAGAAAGCGTCTAACATGCAACGCGCGCATCTAGGGGCGGAGTCCAGGTTGAAGATTAGCCTTGATGAAAAT ATGAAACTTTCAAAGGAGGATTCATTGGTGATGAGTGTGAAGAAACTCAGCTGTGATTTGGCAAAG TTGGAGACCTTTAAGAGGCAATTGATGCAATCACTAAATGATGATAATTTATCA GCTGAAACTGTTGATATTGGCACTTGTGATCAGTCAGTTCCCAAAGCGTATCCTGACAAAG ATGAGGGGATGAATGGCTATGCATCCCAAAATTCTCATAGCGGCTCTACTGATACAGGAAACACAGTCGGTGATG GAACCCCAAAAATCATTTCTTCAAGTGTGTCCCCTAGAGGTTTTTCTGCTGCTGGATCTCCTCAGAGAACCTCTGGCACAACATCTCCCACAAAACCTTATAATGAGGGACGGACTACACTCTCTTCATGGTACCCATCAAGCCAGCAGTCATCAGCAGCAAACTCTCCTCCCCGTGGACGACCATTGCCAG CACGCACTCCACGAATTGATGGAAAGGAGTTCTTTCGCCAGGCCAG GGGTCGTCTATCATATGAACAGTTTAGTTCATTTCTGGCTAACATCAAGGAGCTGAATGCTCAAAAGCAGACTCGAGAA GAAACCTTAAGGAAAGCAGAAGAGATATTTGGGATGGATAACAAAGATCTTTACTTGTTGTTCCAAGGATTGCTTAATCGCAACATTCATTAG
- the LOC110659618 gene encoding uncharacterized protein At4g15545 isoform X1 has translation MSQHGSIHSAGGGTDFHLPDEILAVMPTDPYDQLDLARKITSMAIASRVSKLEAETGRMRQKIYEQDRIIYELEEKASNMQRAHLGAESRLKISLDENMKLSKEDSLVMSVKKLSCDLAKLETFKRQLMQSLNDDNLSAETVDIGTCDQSVPKAYPDKDEGMNGYASQNSHSGSTDTGNTVGDASRHGGQRFSITPYITPRLTPTGTPKIISSSVSPRGFSAAGSPQRTSGTTSPTKPYNEGRTTLSSWYPSSQQSSAANSPPRGRPLPARTPRIDGKEFFRQARGRLSYEQFSSFLANIKELNAQKQTREETLRKAEEIFGMDNKDLYLLFQGLLNRNIH, from the exons ATGTCGCAGCATGGCAGTATCCACAGTGCCGGCGGAGGGACCGACTTCCACTTACCGGATGAGATCTTGGCTGTGATGCCGACGGACCCTTACGACCAGCTAGATCTGGCCCGTAAGATCACGTCCATGGCCATCGCCTCGCGAGTATCGAAGCTGGAGGCCGAGACGGGTCGCATGAGGCAGAAAATTTACGAGCAGGATCGAATTATATATGAACTTGAAGAGAAAGCGTCTAACATGCAACGCGCGCATCTAGGGGCGGAGTCCAGGTTGAAGATTAGCCTTGATGAAAAT ATGAAACTTTCAAAGGAGGATTCATTGGTGATGAGTGTGAAGAAACTCAGCTGTGATTTGGCAAAG TTGGAGACCTTTAAGAGGCAATTGATGCAATCACTAAATGATGATAATTTATCA GCTGAAACTGTTGATATTGGCACTTGTGATCAGTCAGTTCCCAAAGCGTATCCTGACAAAG ATGAGGGGATGAATGGCTATGCATCCCAAAATTCTCATAGCGGCTCTACTGATACAGGAAACACAGTCGGTGATG CTTCAAGACATGGTGGGCAAAGATTTTCTATTACTCCATATATCACACCAAGGCTTACTCCAACAGGAACCCCAAAAATCATTTCTTCAAGTGTGTCCCCTAGAGGTTTTTCTGCTGCTGGATCTCCTCAGAGAACCTCTGGCACAACATCTCCCACAAAACCTTATAATGAGGGACGGACTACACTCTCTTCATGGTACCCATCAAGCCAGCAGTCATCAGCAGCAAACTCTCCTCCCCGTGGACGACCATTGCCAG CACGCACTCCACGAATTGATGGAAAGGAGTTCTTTCGCCAGGCCAG GGGTCGTCTATCATATGAACAGTTTAGTTCATTTCTGGCTAACATCAAGGAGCTGAATGCTCAAAAGCAGACTCGAGAA GAAACCTTAAGGAAAGCAGAAGAGATATTTGGGATGGATAACAAAGATCTTTACTTGTTGTTCCAAGGATTGCTTAATCGCAACATTCATTAG